The sequence GCACtgactatttatttattgaaaaccTTATAATTTGGAAGTTGCTCCTCTGCTGTTAATCCTTGTAGTATCGGGGAGATAACTGGACAAAAGTTTAGGAAGTGTTAGCCTACTTTTCTAGCATTTCCTAAAATCTATTGGACAAGTTAAGTATGCTAAACTCTGCTTTGTCTGCACTCTATCCGAAATTCAACCCATAGAGTCGATGTACCTTATCATCCTGGGAAGGATACTATATCACCACTTACACATTCCCTAAAAGGGCAGACACACCATTTTAGCATAAACTAGTAACATCATTATTTCATTCTAATTAAACATTGGGGCTGCCTAATGCTGCTTTACTTGATCTCTTTGAGTTGTACTTgccattttttccattttgaaaGGTCAAATCCTATGAGCTTGAGTTGACTAGCACTGGTTTGGTGCAAAAGATTAGCACCTTGACTTGGCATCTGTTTGATAGCAGTTACTAAAAAATGAAGCACCCATGTTGtgaaaatttgttaatttttgttttaggtttgGACGATCCATGAACTTTTTACCTATAATGTTGTCCTGGGCAGTTCTTATCTTTGTTGGATTCCAGTGCTGCATTCAACTGTGAAGCAATCCGGGACTGTTATGAAGCTTTTGCCTTGTATTGCTTTGAGAGATATCTGATAGCCTGCTTAGGTATTGCAATTTGGGATTTTACCATATTCCTCAATATCCTTGatagcctatatatatatatatttgcattcCCTTACTTTATTTTGATAAGATTTTGCTGCTTTAAGGTGGGGAAGAGAATACGATTCAATTCATGGAAAGTCAGACCTTAATCACCTCCAGCTCTCCTCTTTTGGAGGAGTCATATGCTTATGGAGTTGTAGAGCATCCTTTTCCTTTAAATTGCTTTCTGAGGGACTGGAATCTTGGTGCTGATTTCTATAATGCCGTGAAGATTGGCATTGTTCAATATGTATGTACTTGCTTTTATACTTAAAACTTTCCCTTAGTATGACTATTGCAACCTCGAGGCACTCACTGAAACATTTACTGTGCAGATGATACTGAAGTTGATCTGTGCACTTTTAGCAATGATTCTTCAAGCTTTCGGGGTTTATGGAGAAGGGAAATTTGAATGGAGATATGggtaagattttttattcaatgtacCAGCATTTTTAGCATCAAGCTTGcattaataatgttttgttttatcttttatctAACCACAAATGCCGTGTACCTACATGGAGCGGGCATAAACAGTTCTTTCAATactaataaaatcatgtttacTTGGTAATTTTCTGTTTATTGTGTCTATCTACTTATATGTAACAtgatatttattagaaaaactaaCACAGTTCATTTTCTTGATCTACTTGTGATCCGAgtgagaatgttttttttttgttttttttgcaggTATCCATACTTGGCAGTTATTCTTAATTTCAGTCAGACCTGGGCCCTATATTGCCTTGTACAGTTCTATTCTGTGATTAAGGACAAGTTGGCCCCAATCAAACCACTGGCCAAGTTTCTGACATTCAAGTCAATTGTTTTCCTCACATGGTGGCAAGGTGTTGTGATCGCATTTCTAAACTCCATGGGAGCCTTTAAAGGGACTTTAGCCCAGGAGCTAAAAACACGAATACAAGACTACATTATCTGCATAGAGGTGTGATTGATTTATTACCATTTATTGATAACAGATAGATAACTCATTTATTTGTGTGGGTGCATTCACTTATATAGCTAATTTGGTTTATTAGTGAAATTGATAAGCATGAACTTGATTAGGAAGTGACATTAAAGTAGATATTAATTTAGTACCAGTCCTTTTGAATTCATTGTGGTGTCCCCTACCGTAGAACCATGTTAAACTGCATGCAAGGATTGATAAGTTTGTTGTGCTGATCAATATGACACGGCTCCACAACTACAAGTGATAAGTGTCTTTTAGGGGCACTCTCTCTATGCGAGTAATTCTGTAGGTGGAATGAGAAATCCTAATTCATTGATGAATGCTATTCTTTGCTTATATGTGGATCTGAATGAATGAAGTACCTCATCAGAGTCTGGTGTTACGCTATATGACGCCGAGTACCCTAACAACCTTTATGTGGGAGGACAAAGTAGTGATGTATTAATTATTCTTAACACAATGCTGTCTTCACATCCTATAATATTTCCGGTTGAAATATCATAGTAATTGTTCCTCTCAGTTTCTTCAAGTTCAAGGGGATGGTTCTTGTTTTCTGATATCAAATTTGTGATACAGATGGGTATTGCAGCTATTGTGCATCTTTATGTCTTCCCTGCTGTACCTTACAAGCGAGGAGAGAGATGTGTTCGTAATGTGGCTGTTATGACCGACTATGCCTCTTTAGGAACACCTCCAGATTCAAAAGAGGTTCAGGATTGTGAGAGGTCAACTAGGGTACGTCTAGGTCGGCATGATGAGAGAGAAAAGCGGTTGAATTTCCCCCAGAGTGTTCGTGATGTGGTCCTTGGTAGCGGTGAAATTGTGagattatttgctttttctgtAATGATTTGAATCATTTCTTTTGTTATACAGCGCTATCATTAACCTTTAACGCCTTTTCTTGTCACCGCCACTGAATTCCTTGCTGTGCTTTCATTCTATCTTCCTATGTTGCTGACTCtttacatattttctttcaGATTGTTGACGACATGAAGTATACAGTTTCTCATGTTGTGGAACCGGTTGAAAGGGGAATTGCAAAGATTAATAAAACCTTCCATGAGATTTCTGAAAATGTGAAACGCCAGGAGGAACGAAGGAGGAGCTCTAAGGATGACAATTATCTTGTTCCCCTGAATACATGGACGAGGGAATTTTCTGAAGCACACGACAACCTTCTTGAAGGGAGTGTCAGTGATAGTGGTTTGTCTAATGGAAAGAGACCGCCGCATCAACCCAAAGGCTCCGCATTTAGAACGAGAGCAGGGAGATAATATGAAAAGCTATACATCAGAGTAAAATTCAAATGGCATTCTGGGTTCATGAGGGCTTTTTTGACTGCATCATTGTTCTTGGTAtgtcaaaataaacattttactGGCGGCCCATTTTCCCATAAATAAGGCAATATTTTGATGATGCTTTATTTCTCGGGCAAATAACTTTGGGCCAAACCTCGTGATTTCCTAACTCTGAAATGTACAAAGAACATTCTACAGAAACTACTACCATGGACTcgttaaaattattgttgcggAGCCCCTAAAGTGCGCAAAGCTTTGGATTTTTGAAAATCTCTGTGAAAACCCAAACATATTGATAGCAATAGTGAATTACTGCGTATGATGATGGCTATTCAGTAGTTCAACAATTACATGTTTGGAATCACACAATGAGGTTCTACTCTTCGACCTTTTGCTCAGCCAAGTTCACATGAATTGTTAAAATCCAAAACAGAAGCAGATTTTCTTAGTGCCAACACTGATAATTGATAGCATGTTATACTCATGTTTTCTGTAGTGTTATAAAGCTATGATACCAATTAAAATAAAGCTATGATATTGACtgacataaatataaatagtatataaaaaaaaataccaaattttaTCGACTAGGATTGCCATACAAAAacttcaattcaatattttattactgaatattttttataaatagtttcTTCAAATACAAACTAAACAATCTTATTTACACAAGGCTCAAATTAAAttggaagaataaaaataaaaataaccaaggaAATATATAACTTATTCTAAAAATCCACTTGCATTAGTCTCCTCGGATTGAAAATAACTTGTTATTGTATTCAAATTGTTCTTGATTAAGTGGATTTTTACTGAAGACTctaatctcttttctttctttgtttcaaatgtataacaattttaaatataaacttcAATTGCTTCTCATTaaattttgcataaaaaacatcaatcgaCATTATTTCTTTTCAACTGATTTCTAGAGTAATGAATTACAAATCTCAAACTTACTTCAATAAGATATCTTGTATCTATTTAACTCTTGAACAAATCTATctatatgataataatatatttatattcaaaatgaTTAACATAAcctaaataaacattttttttttcgttcagCACCTTCATTATTATCTTCGCACTCAACCTCTAATTTATGAATAAGAACATTATTGATGATATCACTATTGTCATTATTTATACTATCATCATCAATATAACCATAATCAAAATAGACATCATAAAATAGTGGAGAATACCAATCCACAACGATCTCATTATAAATAGGATCACCAACATCTTTATAATAGTTATCCTAATTAAGAAGTTGCCTTCTCTGatcatatttttgaaatgagtTTTCAAAATTAGCTATTGATTTGTGATCACTCTCctctaattttttcttcttcatctttgtTAATCCTCGAGATAATTCTTCAACTTGCATATACAACCTTATCATTGCTAGTTATCAGGTTACTTTTGTAATTTGTCATTGCATGTCTTGTATCACCAATTTCTTAACATCATTTTCCCATAGGAGAATCTCATCATCATCTCCTAAACGAGCACATCTTGTTCCGCGACAACCTCTTCCAACcatattattcaaaaatacaCAACAACTAATCACTAGGAATTGTTTGGTTTTGATACCAATTGATGCAGAGCTCTAATACCATCTAACACAAAGCTCTGATGCCCATTAATATAGATGAAAATAACACAAGAAAGGCAATAAACACAAATAACATGGAACTTAATTGAATAAGACCactcaaaaaattcaattcaaagttttattactaaatattttctcttcatGTATTCTCATGAAATACAaactaaacatatttatttatcctAGTCTTAAAcctaaactaaataagaaaaaaacatttctaaaataaataggaaGAATAAATATAtcgtaaaagaaaatattttgttaaactaaataggaaaaaaaataaccaaggaaACAAATTAATTCTCCAAAAACTCCTCCTACAACATGTAATTTGAGATGATATTTCttgaaaacattataatattatgattaagAAAAGTTACCTTGACCCTCTTatagtttagttattttttcactttatctCCGTAGTTTATAAGTTGATAATACTTTACATCCTCACTAACGAGtgcaaaaaagaaatttgatgaagttttttgaattatttacatgattgctattatattttaattaatgactaAAGAATTATtgcattattaaaattaagaaattgctataaagtaaaaaaaacaaaaactccagCCACCACTCTCACTCTTTTCTCTTTGCTAGAATCCGGCCACCCAAGCCTAACAAAATCTGGTTGAAGCTTTTCATAAGAATCAACAAAACCCAATGTTTCCATGCTATTCCAAATCTAGGTGCTAAAtcaacaaaactcaattttaaaaacaagaaacccaaatcattatttgattttcttctttcttcattgTGAAACCcaaatattattatcaagaaAAATCATTATAGATTGTGAGTTATGAGGTAATCATTATGAATTTGCCTggtgttttactttttttttttggttgtttctttagtcattgatttttcttttcttttcaacttcaTCAATGCTGCTTTGGATTTAGGGTTGgtaatttgattcaatttgctttttatgtatTAATCATGGGCTAAAAAGAATTCTGATAATGAGTTGGTtcttgatttcataaaaaataatatgattttaattacACACATGCGGCGTGGCGGGATGTCGGGGTCAAGGAGTCACCATCTAATTGCTTGGTTTAGGATCACTAGGAGACCTAAGTGAACTAGTCTTATTAGAAATTCTAAGGTAAGATACTGGTTATGGCTAGGGAAGATAGTAACACCCGTAACACACTTTActtgaggtaagctgcattgtgtGGTTTAAAGATATTGATGAATTCCTAGCTGGTGGTCTATCTATGGCTTAGAACAAAGATTTTTGCTCATTAATAAAACTagcattttcaatttattataatCTTGTATGCTTAGATAAATCTTTATAGGAAGAAATCCATTTAAGTTCCATAACATGGTTCACCTATCTtgaaagacaaaaatattttcatcaactCATATATTATGGTGAAAatacttcaaattaaaattgatgaatattaaaaaaaatatgagaatttCCAAGTCAACTCTTGATATTTAAATACTAGCTTACTTGTAAGTTCAAGATTTATATCATAATGTTGACCCTTTATtttcagagaaagaaaaaacaaaaaaaagaagaagaaaacttaggGTTATTAAAAGATTGGTCAATccttaaggaattttaaaaacttgttgtaaattccacaaaaaaatgcaaagaaatacaaaatattttctaaaacaatgctaatatatatatatatatatatatatatatatatatatatattgtaaggATTAAGCTATATGTAAcaagcataaatatttttttttttaaggtcataattgaaaaaaaactcatttttacttaaaacaaaaaatgttaaaatagatttagggtgtgtttgccaaacacacccttgAGCCAAAGAAAACTTTTAGTAAAAACATTGTCAGCCAAAAAGGGTCTTAGCCTTTGACCTGATTGGGTTGACCTGAAACTTTTGGTTCGATTATAAACCGAACTAAAGTCCATTAGtttgattcaaaaaataaatcaaaatctaaaccaaaatccataacaaaatcaatcttaaaaaaataaactctatttttattttatcaaaaacagatcaaaacccaaaaaaagcgaaagaagatgaagaacatTTAATATGAACCCAATAACATAGATTTCAAATCAGACCATATATAAACAAACCAAGAACATAAACATTTTAGaaatcatgcaaggatcaatacTCTAGCATTTATGCACTTcaattatcacaaaaaaaattctaattttatcaaaataggtTTTGATTCAATACCAAAATTCTAGGATTAAAACCTACTGAAAATatgttattgatgcaaataaatcCTAGATCATGGAGCTAAGGTAATGTTCTTTCTAAGAACACGAAGAACACTGCCTAGTAATCCAAAAATAGCACAGAAACCCAACACAATGTCAAGCCTTCAAAACTGACATTTTTTACTTCTAAAACATGCTTTCTTCATTCTAACAAGTTACACaatcataaccaaacatgtttaacttaaaaaactaacaaataacattaaaacatcaaaattatgCAAGaggttttaaatttcaaacttGTAAGCTTAAAACaacatacaaaaatatcaaattttgattcaaaactGACTTTTTAAACCCTTAGAACCCAAACCATGCCCAGGAACTAGTAACGGACactaaaaaactagaaaaaaaaaatcaataaccctACTACTAGATTTCTAAATAACTATATTTCATTTAATCTAAACATCCAAACTTATTCTAAACATCCAACAACATTAACAAATAACTTCAAACAagatcaaacaaagaaaaaaaaataacattcagTGTATTAATCAAAAccaaagttaaaagaaaaataatgcaataaatgttaaaaaaaactccatAAAACATGAAAGAACAGGTTAGAGATGTGTCTCATTGACATCATCTACCAAGATAAATGAATGATTTATACCTTCCAAGCTCAAACAATGGTTATtgctctttggtttttttttttttccaagtttgtTACTTTCTCTTAAAGTTTAGGAAACTCTTGTGCTAAACGCTTAAACCTTCACACTTTAGAGTTCCTTTATCACTTTTTTCCTCACCTCTTTCTCTCCTTCTACTTTGATTTTATAAaggggtatttatagggtttttaatGGGTTAAACATAGATTGATCAAAGCTTAACCTTATCATCAAAATGAGAGGGTTTTAGAGTACATTTCATAACCGTGAGCTTTGTACCTCTGCTAGTTTTTCAATGATGGTTTTGcaacaaacttgatttttagagATTTTGGTGGTTTTCCAAACTTGGAGACCAAAAGGTTTGTTTCTAGCATTTTTGATCTTTAGAGAAACATGACCAGCTTTTGATAAGAACCCACTGATAAGGCTTGAATTGTGAACATATGAAGAATATTAGTTGTTCTGTAAAATGGATATCACAACCATCGATGACTGAGGAGACCACTTTCGAGGCATTGTCAGAGCAACTATGATGTCATCGTTGTTGAATACCATCTGATCTTGGTAAATGGGGTGCATACCTTTCATTTGGATTCAACCTTACTCAATTTAGAGATTTTTACTTTCACATTCATTCATTTAAAAGTGCTAACCTGATCAGCTTAGAATCTTAAAATGTAGTGATGGCTGATCAGGACGTGATGTTGTTGAGTTCGTTGAAGAAAATGAGATGGAAACGTTTGATGTGAGTAACTGATCTTTATAAAGGGGTTTTTTTTCGATTGAATGGTAGTGGTTACAATGCCATAGGTAGTTTACAATGCCATATTTATTTGCCTAAAAGTACCTACTTGATCAATCATAACTGTCAAATAAGAAGTTAAATAGTGGATGAACGATGTGTTGTCTAGGTTAAACCCTAgaaattaaggtttttaatttggaatttaACAGATTTCATTTTAGTCCGTATTCTTCCAATTGCTTTTAATTGCACTTGTAATTTCCTTTAAAACTCTTAATGTCATGCAATTTCACCCCTACCAAACTCAACTATTAGCCCTAAAGGTTATTGCCATTTTCATCTTGGTCTTTGGTTTTTGATTTGTGTACTTGgacccttaattgaccattaaccattcatttttcttcaatttgacccttgaTTTGGTCACTTTTAACgttcttttcaatttggtcattggttttggatttcttcaatcaagtccttaattgactattaaacttcaatatttatgcaaataaGCCCATAACTCGACAAaattaactctttaaaattgCAAATCAACCTCTAGACTCTAATTTGTTCCAATTGAAACCTAAATTGacttgaaatatcatttttttccatGCAATTAGGttctcaataaaattaattaagccttcAAAAATTCGCATAAAGTCCTTACCTATCTAAATTCGTATTTTTTTTAccccaacaaaaaatattttcacattGTGGTTGTTAATTTAGTCAATCTTATACATTTTGGTCCTCTAACTTTTTCACTTGATATTTTGGTTTTTCACCACCCACTTGGATAATTTTCTAGGCTTTCTTCAtgtatgtattttgaattttcttttttcttttcttgattttttttgtaggaTCAAAAGTAGGTaacatcaattttattgttcGAGAAAGATTGAAAATGAGGGCAAccaaaaatgaaatagaaaaaataagagcttttgttttaaaagaaaaaaaatatgtcgtTACCTTTTTGCTAAATTTTGCCTTAGGATTTTGTCAAAATTCTTTTTTGGTCCTTGGAAATTAAATGATTCggtttaaaactttatttttatcttattttagtttctaagtttgagagaaaagagaaagtcaCCAAAAAACgatagaggagagagaaagtcaaAGAATGACCACTTTTTGACAACAAAAGTAGTCATTCTTTTTGTCAACATGTTTATTTGATGGTGGAGTTTCATTTaggtcttttcttttctttatcttgcCAACAATAAGAggttgatttttcaatttctaatcaattaaatgctaatttaagacaaaaaataGGTTTACTAAGGTTTATAAGGAGTTTCTTAGGGatgttcaattgaaaaataggtgaaaaaaagttttattataCCTAGAAGTTGGAAGCCTAACTTTTTGACCACATGATGtgattgaaatataaaacagtataactttttaaaagctatatatttatttcaaaagaagaaaaaaaaataaaggcccaGGCACGATGGGCTTTCCCCATGCCTATATGCATgggcttttttttgtttaggcaTAGGCATTGAGCCATTTAGGTCCACATGTTTGacttttttattccatttaattttttattgattttttttctttgaatttcattattcaatgttGAGTTTttatcgatatttttttttttcattttcattcttcaatatttatttgattttgaatttggttttataatttttttcagtttactTATGTAGATTTATCACAACTTCAAGTAAATGTTCCTATAGTTTGTTGATACTTAATTTTATC is a genomic window of Populus alba chromosome 5, ASM523922v2, whole genome shotgun sequence containing:
- the LOC118029221 gene encoding protein LAZ1 homolog 1, translated to MNSIHSTRWTFCCLFFLFELVKSTSQSGKVWALYLGAESVVNVSWPIFSAGIFVLLVLVLSMYLIFEHLAAYNQPEEQKFLIGLVLMVPVYSLESFLSLLDSSAAFNCEAIRDCYEAFALYCFERYLIACLGGEENTIQFMESQTLITSSSPLLEESYAYGVVEHPFPLNCFLRDWNLGADFYNAVKIGIVQYMILKLICALLAMILQAFGVYGEGKFEWRYGYPYLAVILNFSQTWALYCLVQFYSVIKDKLAPIKPLAKFLTFKSIVFLTWWQGVVIAFLNSMGAFKGTLAQELKTRIQDYIICIEMGIAAIVHLYVFPAVPYKRGERCVRNVAVMTDYASLGTPPDSKEVQDCERSTRVRLGRHDEREKRLNFPQSVRDVVLGSGEIIVDDMKYTVSHVVEPVERGIAKINKTFHEISENVKRQEERRRSSKDDNYLVPLNTWTREFSEAHDNLLEGSVSDSGLSNGKRPPHQPKGSAFRTRAGR